A window from Branchiostoma floridae strain S238N-H82 chromosome 16, Bfl_VNyyK, whole genome shotgun sequence encodes these proteins:
- the LOC118403159 gene encoding 60S ribosomal protein L23 has product MSKRGRGGASGAKFRISLGLPVGAVINCADNTGAKNLYIIAVKGIKGRLNRLPAAGVGDMVMATVKKGKPELRKKVMPAVVIRQRKSYRRKDGVFLYFEDNAGVIVNVKGEMKGSAITGPVAKECADLWPRIASNAGSIA; this is encoded by the exons ATGTCGAAGCGAG GACGTGGTGGTGCTTCGGGGGCCAAGTTCCGCATCTCTCTCGGTCTCCCCGTGGGGGCCGTGATCAACTGTGCGGACAACACAG GGGCCAAAAACTTGTACATCATTGCCGTTAAGGGCATCAAGGGTCGTCTGAACCGGCTCCCAGCCGCCGGTGTGGGTGACATGGTGATGGCAACTGTCAAGAAGGGAAAGCCAGAACTCCGGAAAAAGG TGATGCCGGCAGTGGTGATTCGACAGCGGAAATCGTATCGAAGAAAGGACGGAGTGTTCTTATACTTCGAAGACAACGCGGGGGTAATAGTCAACGTCAAGGGAGAAATGAAAG GCTCAGCCATCACGGGTCCTGTGGCGAAGGAGTGTGCAGACCTCTGGCCGAGGATTGCCTCTAACGCTGGCAGCATCGCCTGA
- the LOC118432831 gene encoding uncharacterized protein LOC118432831, giving the protein MSTILYFISKYFAGDFSPNNSPAIEEAPLPAPASTPVSPVHRDYQTYLLRKRRDRSDDRERNGNLSAAARPRDIEQLTSPTSDKGFSTHSGKVNDVGSPGIAWGKKKNISDLDAKSLNNGDDAVPTQQTEIDKPSDAPLSISTNVGDERQPLPQSKDSHELQGSGVEIIDSNDNPVDSDPSPKSEELYQQAEYPTFTDDKAYLFLDAKRHPGSTEEEFYDINREKINPTSLHTSKNGVMEADDDDILRGKTQSTAEDVESNGVFTRTGTFDIIDEGDQIQDSHTKTARANQIGLGALFSQNNHLYHQDKDIAQKARPSADEGEPQLKNQESKEEVPYSRGSFDTQEIKHLRASKESTNSTIHSHTSSAQTNRRRRRDIGDQVYEESSGEDLETTEMPVQDTITDAVRGGRSTIGPDVEEVTLTHPLRVTGETNATATLNGKEATVTITENTSTSGSNHQWLRVSQNWAVQDNLQDSRRPAWRALDLDPYTTWRIERTLPLIIDFGASYELSRIRVTYEENQHAITGYRLYMSAGPHAQRQQVNWTQVLTTQRQNVSTRVETIAGFGGTGRSWKLDFVHVLNEPELWCNATYMGLTSRDRRKDTVYVTSVQFFGTKVAGDETATSSGHWIAHADISPEAQEYTGSAHYRRGMRNGVTDILRGGNTMWKPLGTPRYHNNWFVVLDYHVSYTMKKLRIVNYGCDWIHDVKAFTLQVSIAGNPYRWTPVLTVTDVAANTSLPQYFGGFSASGRYWMVTVTATYSGWEPWMRTFQLFGIKDSPYLCTPMLLTITATGVINGPTWDHINDVDDDEMPMGTVINTQWIDHTRIYDVMWNNGSSGQYVIGDVGNTRRIDLSPAGFDCRRDVVPNIMLPLKVDICCVPGHIDWNPEAELSGLQCSNTASCRVCGSMTGNSCGCDKACRIFRDCCHNYASACGDDVTDDGDIRPVIQPDSCKGRCNTENIVSKVTCSCTSSCNLTETCCDDFEDVCQGGNANITTSDSNQVRMILSSNSRIYYSIAIN; this is encoded by the exons ATGTCTACAATCTTGTACTTCATATCAAAGTATTTTGCAGGAGATTTCTCTCCCAACAACAGCCCGGCTATAGAGGAAGCACCGCTCCCAGCACCAGCGAGCACCCCGGTGTCGCCAGTCCACCGCGACTATCAGACCTACCTGCTCCGCAAGCGGCGTGATCGTTCGGATGATCGGGAGAGAAACGGCAACCTCTCAGCGGCGGCAAGGCCACGCGACATCGAGCAGCTGACCTCTCCTACCAGCGACAAGGGCTTTTCAACTCACAGCGGCAAAGTCAACGATGTAGGATCGCCAGGCATCGCTTGggggaaaaagaaaaacatttcagaCCTTGACGCCAAAAGCTTAAACAACGGAGACGATGCTGTCCCTACACAACAAACCGAAATCGACAAACCATCTGATGCACCCCTCAGTATTTCTACAAATGTTGGTGACGAGAGACAACCCTTACCTCAAAGTAAAGACTCTCATGAATTGCAGGGCTCTGGAGTAGAAATCATTGATTCCAATGACAACCCTGTGGATTCTGATCCCTCACCAAAAAGCGAAGAATTATACCAACAAGCTGAGTACCCTACTTTTACCGACGACAAAGCGTACCTCTTTCTCGACGCCAAGCGACATCCTGGAAGCACTGAAGAAGAGTTCTACGACATAAATCGTGAGAAGATCAATCCTACGTCCCTGCACACGTCAAAAAACGGGGTAATGGAAGCAGACGACGACGATATTTTGAGAGGTAAGACGCAGTCGACTGCAGAAGATGTAGAGTCAAATGGCGTCTTCACCAGAACCGGCACCTTCGATATCATCGACGAAGGTGACCAGATCCAGGACTCACATACCAAGACCGCACGAGCCAACCAGATTGGTTTAGGCGCACTGTTTTCTCAGAATAATCACCTTTATCATCAAGATAAAGACATTGCACAGAAAGCAAGGCCTAGTGCCGATGAAGGCGAACCACAATTAAAGAATCAAGAGAGCAAAGAAGAAGTGCCATACTCCAGAGGAAGTTTTGATACTCAAGAAATCAAGCATCTCCGTGCCTCAAAGGAATCTACGAACTCTACCATTCACAGCCACACTTCAAGTGCCCAAACCAACCGTCGGCGTAGACGAGACATCGGCGATCAAGTTTACGAAGAAAGTTCAGGCGAAGACCTCGAAACTACCGAAATGCCGGTGCAAGATACAATCACAGACGCTGTTAGGGGTGGTAGAAGCACAATTGGACCGGACGTGGAAGAGGTAACACTAACACATCCGTTACGTGTCACAGGAGAAACCAATGCTACTGCAACACTCAACGGCAAAGAAGCAACTGTGACAATCACCGAAAACACGTCTACATCAG GTAGCAATCACCAATGGTTACGGGTTTCTCAGAACTGGGCAGTCCAAGACAACCTGCAAGACTCAAGGCGGCCCGCCTGGAGGGCTCTAGACCTAGACCCGTACACCACTTGGCGCATTGAGCGGACTCTACCTTTGATCATTGACTTTGGAGCCTCATACGAACTTAGTCGGATCCGTGTAACATACGAGGAAAATCAGCATGCCATCACAGGGTACAGACTTTACATGTCAGCCGGACCACATGCGCAAAGACAGCAAGTGAACTGGACTCAGGTCCTGACCACCCAAAGGCAAAACGTCAGCACAAGAGTAGAAACTATCGCTGGATTTGGGGGCACTGGCCGCTCTTGGAAGCTGGATTTTGTGCATGTTCTCAATGAACCAGAGTTGTGGTGTAACGCAACGTATATGGGCTTAACCTCTCGCGACAGAAGGAAAGACACAGTTTATGTGACAAGTGTGCAATTTTTCGGTACAAAAG TTGCGGGCGACGAAACAGCTACATCTTCTGGCCACTGGATAGCACACGCCGACATCAGTCCTGAAGCCCAAGAGTACACCGGCTCCGCTCACTATAGGAGGGGGATGCGGAATGGAGTTACAGATATACTGAGGGGAGGAAACACCATGTGGAAACCACTGGGAACACCTCGGTACCACAATAACTGGTTTGTCGTCCTGGACTATCATGTCAGTTACACCATGAAGAAGCTGCGGATTGTCAACTACGGCTGTGACTGGATCCATGACGTCAAGGCGTTCACTCTACAAGTCTCCATCGCGGGAAACCCTTACAG ATGGACCCCCGTGCTGACCGTGACTGACGTGGCAGCGAACACCTCCCTCCCGCAGTACTTCGGCGGCTTCTCGGCGTCGGGCCGCTACTGGATGGTCACCGTAACGGCCACCTACTCGGGCTGGGAGCCGTGGATGAGAACGTTTCAGCTCTTTGGCATAAAAG ACTCACCATATCTCTGTACCCCGATGTTGTTAACGATCACTGCCACTGGTGTGATAAATGGGCCTACCTGGGATCATATAAACGATGTG gatgatgatgaaatgccaATGGGGACAGTTATCAATACTCAGTGGATTGATCATACCCGCATATATGACGTCATGTGGAACAACGGAAGCAGTGGCCAATACGTCATTGGAGACGTCGGAAACACGCGGCGgattgacctttcacctgctGGCTTTG ATTGCCGGAGGGATGTCGTTCCTAACATCATGCTACCACTTAAGGTGGACATCTGCTGCGTTCCAG GTCACATAGACTGGAATCCAGAG GCCGAGCTGAGTGGACTGCAGTGTTCCAACACAGCCAGTTGCAGGGTGTGCGGAAGCATGACGGGAAATTCTTGCGGCTGTGACAAGGCATGCAG GATATTTAGAGACTGTTGCCATAACTACGCGTCCGCCTGTGGTGATGACGTAACAGATGATGGGGACATCCGGCCAGTGATACAGCCGGACTCCTGCAAGGGAAGATGTAACACGGAGAACATTGTCAG CAAAGTGACGTGCAGCTGCACAAGTTCCTGCAACTTGACGGAAACTTGCTGTGATGACTTTGAGGATGTCTGTCAGGGTGGAAACGCCAACATCACTACATCTGATAGCAACCAGGTAAGGATGATTTTGTCTTCGAATTCGCGAATCTATTACAGTATTGCTATCAACTAA
- the LOC118432832 gene encoding serine/arginine repetitive matrix protein 1-like: MRQRARRQSIGGRQRRPFSLVILLVSAWALYLIPKYLAGDLFLDGSKGTEGIPTKARSTSSPESTVSRRGMGDLLRRRGNGQKDGKGISNSPVKRPHTEQLAFITVGPSTPSHNVRFKKVMVKKTPNVTLLKIRKSLNKNGTQKGADAIDHYFTFSVSDKDALEDKLRPTADEATFTSDGTFQTISNGDQERSQPVGTKTQEIGQTHSDRFFSHYNHTEHGVRSQPETMFDAVEEKTPKMNHRGKDEVPVPYSIEELDTRTIHESTGNATNPRPAPRAQYKPRQTREASDPRLEESSKPKPATRAQSKPRQTRKASDPRFEESSKPKPATRAQSKPRQTRKASDPRFEESSKPKPATRAQSKPRQTRKASDPRFEESSKPKPATRAQSKPRQTRKASDPRLEESSKPKPATRAQSKPRQTRKASDPRFEESSKPKPATKAQSKPRQTRETSDPRFEESSGEQPVATQVPEEFSTANTLWSRGSAAGPSMEAVTQMMQTTRQGTVSNLETTAVSTAKVTTATIVKGQQQGGLNAMENVPKSGNYE; encoded by the exons ATGAGACAGCGAG CTCGGCGGCAAAGTATAGGAGGTCGCCAGCGGCGTCCATTCAGCCTAGTCATTCTTCTCGTAAGTGCCTGGGCCTTATATCTCATCCCGAAGTACCTTGCAGGAGATCTCTTTCTAGATGGAAGCAAGGGAACAGAAGGAATACCAACCAAGGCAAGATCAACGAGCTCTCCGGAGTCGACAGTCAGCCGTCGGGGCATGGGCGATCTTCTCCGCAGGCGAGGCAATGGCCAGAAGGATGGGAAGGGCATTAGCAACTCCCCGGTGAAGAGGCCACACACCGAGCAACTCGCCTTTATCACTGTCGGCCCTAGCACACCGAGTCACAACGTCAGGTTCAAGAAGGTAATGGTAAAGAAAACGCCAAATGTGACCCTGCTCAAGATCAGAAAATCGCTCAATAAGAATGGCACACAAAAGGGAGCAGACGCCATAGACCACTACTTCACATTCTCAGTCTCAGATAAGGATGCCCTTGAGGACAAGCTGCGACCGACTGCCGATGAAGCCACATTTACCAGTGACGGCACCTTCCAGACCATCAGCAACGGTGATCAGGAGAGGAGCCAGCCTGTAGGGACTAAGACGCAAGAAATCGGCCAGACTCATTCAGACAGGTTTTTTTCTCATTACAACCACACAGAACATGGCGTCAGGTCTCAACCAGAGACAATGTTCGACGCTGTTGAAGAGAAAACGCCCAAAATGAACCACCGTGGTAAAGATGAGGTGCCAGTACCATACAGCATCGAAGAATTAGACACTCGAACAATTCACGAATCGACGGGAAACGCCACCAATCCCAGGCCCGCCCCTAGAGCCCAATACAAGCCTCGACAAACACGAGAAGCTAGCGACCCACGCCTTGAAGAGAGTTCAAAGCCCAAGCCTGCTACGAGAGCCCAATCCAAGCCTCGGCAAACACGAAAAGCTAGCGATCCACGATTTGAAGAGAGTTCAAAGCCCAAGCCTGCTACGAGAGCCCAATCCAAGCCTCGACAAACACGAAAAGCTAGCGATCCACGATTTGAAGAGAGTTCAAAGCCCAAGCCTGCTACGAGAGCCCAATCCAAGCCTCGGCAAACACGAAAAGCTAGCGATCCACGATTTGAAGAGAGTTCAAAGCCCAAGCCTGCTACGAGAGCCCAATCCAAGCCTCGACAAACACGAAAAGCTAGCGACCCACGCCTTGAAGAGAGTTCAAAGCCCAAGCCTGCTACGAGAGCCCAATCCAAGCCTCGACAAACACGAAAAGCTAGCGATCCACGATTTGAAGAGAGTTCAAAGCCCAAGCCTGCTACGAAAGCCCAATCAAAGCCTCGGCAAACACGAGAAACTAGCGACCCACGCTTTGAAGAGAGTTCGGGTGAGCAACCTGTTGCTACACAAGTGCCAGAAGAGTTTTCAACAGCAAACACTCTCTGGAGCCGTGGAAGTGCCGCTGGACCAAGCATGGAGGCAGTAACACAGATGATGCAGACCACAAGACAAGGTACAGTCAGTAACCTAGAAACAACTGCAGTCAGTACAGCCAAAGTGACAACTGCAACAATTGTCAAAGGACAACAACAAGGGGGGTTAAATGCAATGGAAAACGTCCCTAAGTCAGGTAACTACGAGTAG
- the LOC118432833 gene encoding uncharacterized protein LOC118432833, which translates to MAETPGHWVTENGPESGPEAKEYTGSAYFKEEMEHEVNEILLRSRPYWKPLGTTRYHNNWFVVLDYHVSYTMKKLRIVNYGCDWNHDVKAFTLQVSNTRNPYYDWTPVLTVTDVAANTSLPQYFGGFSASGRYWRVTVTATYSGWEPWIRTFQLFGIKDSPYLCEAVTSFLGRGSIVVRGPTFNDTNDVEDDGTMGVILRRMWSDTDRFSRVYDVMWKKSGGTYVIGETGNSRTRHIDLFPAGFGHIDWSPQPELRGLLCANSATCKVCGSMMGNSCGCDKACRIFGDCCHNYESACGDDVTDDEDIRPVIQPDSCRGRCNMENIVSVVTCNCISSCNTTGTCCDDFEAVCQGHKGGWTGDSNVNITATESNQPLQCVAPWDFRSHFWMVASCPPSFADDIVRGMCEISFQNFQKYDRFLYAPITDNSTNTNYRNVFCALCNNARYMVGWEVVAKCRYTPPTAIKGALQDRGSICNHYFRPSVAPARLCFPPHTTPPRANVRCDVAKCRNITAVFYANTRPFRNSACAECYADEDDLSDTSCKSDDTDKVGFFGIITVLVDYSAIFQSKMSSSELQVSDHIESCSIGFIYDPFRDTCRKISFVTPNEEVPKDAGVTQAGESLENDYDDHQAPTQSPIDELPTQNSYFPQQSTTFLVINTVSGASAVISILYLLSGLRRFARAESAVKICLLTSLLLAQISQLLGQVVPSAACCTAMLVCTLCFCLATSLSLTATIQHLSVLQRGGTCKAAAHLLVIVVIPLAMSGGYIALDDSTRMGAPRPLASPPFCWIDDPAKMAITMVVPLVICTLVDLYYLLRMSMTCATTDGVQYSSLALGALVFVPFTAAMTTGVMTAYFDSELLRTAFLYMVISLGGVVGFLLLVFSIVGFRKDDADVVVPSLPNSVEASSDPSVP; encoded by the exons ATGGCTGAAACACCCGGACACTGGGTAACAGAAAACGGTCCGGAGTCTGGTCCAGAAGCCAAAGAGTACACTGGTTCTGCTTACTTTAAGGAAGAAATGGAACACGAAGTAAACGAGATACTACTGAGATCCAGACCATATTGGAAACCACTGGGAACAACTCGGTACCACAATAACTGGTTTGTCGTCCTGGACTATCATGTCAGTTACACCATGAAGAAGCTGCGAATTGTCAACTACGGCTGTGACTGGAACCATGACGTCAAGGCGTTCACTCTTCAAGTCTCCAACACGAGAAACCCGTATTACGACTGGACCCCCGTGCTGACCGTGACTGACGTGGCAGCGAACACCTCCCTCCCGCAGTACTTCGGCGGGTTCTCGGCGTCCGGCCGCTACTGGAGGGTCACCGTAACTGCCACCTACTCGGGCTGGGAGCCGTGGATAAGAACGTTTCAGCTCTTTGGCATCAAGG ACTCGCCATATCTCTGTGAAGCCGTGACATCATTTTTGGGAAGAGGCAGTATCGTAGTGCGTGGTCCTACCTTCAATGACACAAACGACGTG GAGGACGATGGTACGATGGGCGTGATTCTACGGAGAATGTGGAGTGACACTGACAGGTTTTCACGCGTATATGACGTCATGTGGAAAAAAAGCGGGGGCACATACGTCATCGGTGAAACCGGAAATTCGCGCACGCGGCATATTGATCTTTTTCCCGCCGGCTTCG GTCACATAGACTGGAGTCCACAG CCTGAGCTGAGGGGGCTCCTGTGTGCCAACAGCGCTACCTGTAAGGTGTGCGGCAGCATGATGGGAAATTCCTGTGGATGTGACAAGGCATGCAG GATATTTGGAGACTGTTGCCATAACTACGAGTCCGCCTGTGGTGATGATGTAACAGATGATGAAGATATCCGGCCAGTGATACAGCCGGACTCCTGCAGGGGACGATGTAACATGGAGAACATCGTCAG TGTTGTGACGTGCAACTGCATAAGTTCATGCAACACGACGGGAACTTGCTGCGATGACTTTGAAGCTGTCTGTCAGGGACACAAGGGCGGTTGGACAGGTGACAGTAACGTCAACATCACTGCCACAGAAAGCAACCAG CCCCTGCAGTGCGTTGCACCCTGGGACTTCCGCTCCCACTTCTGGATGGTCGCGAGTTGTCCGCCCAGCTTTGCAGACGACATCGTCCGAGGCATGTGCGAGATATCCTTCCAGAACTTCCAGAAATACGACAGGTTTCTCTACGCCCCAATCACGGACAACTCCACCAACACCAACTACAGAAACGTGTTCTGTGCCCTATGTAATAACGCTAGGTACATGGTAGGGTGGGAAGTGGTTGCCAAGTGTCGTTACACTCCTCCAACTGCAATAAAAGGTGCACTGCAGGATAGAGGCAGCATTTGCAATCATTATTTCAGGCCAAGTGTTGCCCCCGCGCGACTTTGCTTCCCTCCCCACACAACCCCGCCTCGTGCAAATGTTCGCTGCGATGTGGCAAAGTGTCGGAACATAACCGCTGTTTTCTACGCAAACACCCGACCCTTTAGAAACTCTGCTTGTGCGGAGTGCTATGCTGATGAGGACGACCTTTCTGATACATCTTGTAAATCAGATGACACGGACAAGGTGGGGTTCTTTGGGATCATTACTGTGCTAGTTGACTATTCGGCCATTTTCCAAAGCAAAATGTCATCTAGCGAACTACAGGTCAGCGACCATATTGAGTCGTGTTCTATAGGGTTTATATACGACCCATTTCGAGATACCTGTCGTAAGATCTCTTTTGTGACCCCTAATGAAGAAGTCCCCAAAGATGCAGGTGTAACACAGGCGGGAGAATCCTTGGAGAATGATTATGATGACCATCAAGCACCAACTCAGAGTCCCATTGATGAGTTACCAACTCAAAACTCATATTTCCCACAGCAAAGCACTACATTTCTCGTCATCAACACAGTTTCTGGTGCTTCTGCCGTCATTTCTATCTTATATCTCCTATCCGGCCTTCGCCGCTTTGCGCGCGCCGAATCCGCTGTGAAGATCTGCCTCTTGACATCCCTTCTTCTGGCACAGATCAGCCAGCTGCTGGGTCAGGTCGTTCCTTCAGCAGCCTGCTGCACGGCCATGTTGGTGTGCACCCTCTGCTTCTGTCTGGCCACTAGTCTGTCTCTCACTGCCACAATCCAACACCTGTCTGTCCTACAGCGAGGCGGCACCTGTAAAGCTGCTGCCCATCTCTTAGTCATTGTGGTTATTCCGCTGGCAATGTCAGGAGGTTACATTGCACTGGATGACTCAACCCGCATGGGGGCGCCACGTCCATTGGCTAGTCCTCCCTTCTGTTGGATTGACGACCCCGCAAAAATGGCCATCACAATGGTCGTGCCCTTAGTGATCTGTACGTTAGTTGACCTCTACTATCTGCTCCGTATGTCCATGACATGTGCTACCACCGATGGCGTGCAGTACTCCTCCCTAGCGCTAGGGGCGCTGGTGTTTGTCCCATTCACAGCTGCCATGACCACAGGCGTCATGACTGCCTACTTTGACTCAGAACTACTGCGCACGGCTTTCTTATACATGGTGATCTCCTTGGGCGGGGTGGTTGGGTTCCTGCTCCTGGTATTTTCGATTGTTGGGTTTCGGAAGGACGATGCTGATGTAGTTGTCCCTTCTTTGCCAAATTCAGTTGAAGCCTCGAGTGACCCGTCTGTTCCCTAA